A region of the Apium graveolens cultivar Ventura chromosome 6, ASM990537v1, whole genome shotgun sequence genome:
TCTGGACTAAAAGAAGCATCAACATTCACCTTATACGTGCCTGACTCCGGTGGTCTCCACTTATTAGTCGCTGCCCTTGTCTCCTGACGACTGGTTTGAGCTATTTCACCATTCTTCTGTCTCGCCTCTTTCCATTCAGCAATATGCATAAAGCTACTATCCATAACAATCGCAGCTGTAACTTCCTTACCTTCCCATACTTTTTTATTTCTCCAAAACCATAATCTCCAAAGGACCGTGCACAGCTTGACTATCTCCTCCACACTGCTCTCATTCAACTTACTCAAAAGCCATTCATAAGCATATTCTACTGTTCCCATATCGTATAGAAGACCAACATGTCTCCAGCAATCCACAACAAAACAACAGTAAAAAAAATGTGTAGAAGATGCTCTACATCTACATTACACATGAGACATATTATAGGGACATGAATACCTCTTGCACTTAATCTCCTGCGCATTGGAATAGTATTTCGGCAAAATCTCCATACAAAGATTTTCAGTTTATGAGGAACTGGTAAATGCCAGATTTTAGCCCATCCTTGCCCATGTTGAACATTACCATTTGTATCACTATCACCCTGCCAAAATCTGTACCCTTCCTTCGCAGAATAAGTACCTGTACTTGATCTAGCCCACACGAGCTTATCCTGAACGTCCCGTTGAATAGGAATTTTTAAAATCGCCTAAGCATCTTCCGCTACAAAACTCTCATTGACCATGGGGACATTCCACTGTTTAACATTAGGTAGAATGTAAGTTGAAACTACTTTATCCCTACCCTCATACATATGACTATTCTCAACTTCAAAATCTTTATTCGAGCGGATCCATTTATCAGATGTTGCCTGAATGTTTCTCCCGTTGCCAACAACCCATCTATAACCCGACCTCAACATTTCCATAGCTGTCAAGATCCTTTGCCAGATAAAACTAGGGTTGCGTCCTTTTTTTGCCCTAAGAATATGTGTATTTGGAAAGTATTTCGCCTTGAAGACACGAGAAACCAACGACTGAGGATTGTTAGTAAAATTCTAAATATGTTTTCTGAGGAGGGCAATGTTAAAACCATATAAGTTTCTAAAGCCAAGACCCCCTGGTTTTGGCCATGCACATGTTCGACGAAGACAACCAATTTAACCCTCTACCCCCTCCTGCACTTGAACGCCAccaaaatttattaaatatagtTTCAATCTCCTGACAAAGAGTCTTAGGTAACAAGAAACATGACATGGTATAAGCTGGGATTGCTTGAGTGACATTCCGAA
Encoded here:
- the LOC141665017 gene encoding uncharacterized protein LOC141665017, whose translation is MVMFNMGKDGLKSGIYQCRASSTHFFYCCFVVDCWRHVGLLYDMGTVEYAYEWLLSKLNESSVEEIVKLCTVLWRLWFWRNKKVWEGKEVTAAIVMDSSFMHIAEWKEARQKNGEIAQTSRQETRAATNKWRPPESGTYKVNVDASFSPDADTFSIGMVLRDHHGHFRAGKTLRLSAPASVIEAEVIGTREALSWVKEQ